A single window of Hyla sarda isolate aHylSar1 chromosome 2, aHylSar1.hap1, whole genome shotgun sequence DNA harbors:
- the GPALPP1 gene encoding GPALPP motifs-containing protein 1, translating into MSRDLIGPALPPGFCGGNDHDDEGEVAGPALPPGYKRSSDSSEDSDQETSHSHRHHKERKNESQRKIDNLPGDDDDDDEFFGPALPPGFKKPSDSPERPVIGPALPPGFKRQSSDSEDGSDERGSPDKYKAADDDDDSDDEEIIGPVPAKGPVQSSVAEDFERRALKMKQKLTSNDDELKNPTRESWMTELPPEMTTFGLGPRTFKRKTNEKSGDRSGWTETPADRERKAIEKQEGKVSSSKGEEIPQVSERDKRLAEQVSIHNDSKRSESLIDLHRKKLKRKAEVDKDKPKERRPFDREQDLQVNRFDDAQKKALLRKSKELNTKFSHGNSSMFL; encoded by the exons ATGTCCCGGGATTTGATCGGTCCAGCGCTGCCTCCAGGATTCTGCGGCGGTAACGATCACGACGATGAGGGAGAAG TTGCAGGCCCAGCGTTGCCTCCTGGATACAAGAGGAGTTCAGATTCATCTGAGGACAGTGATCAGGAGACATCACACAGCCACCGGCACCATAAGGAGAGAAAAAACGAATCACAAAG AAAAATAGATAATCtaccaggtgatgatgatgatgatgacgaattTTTTGGACCCGCCCTTCCACCAGGCTTTAAAAAACCATCAGATTCACCTGAAAG gccagtTATAGGTCCAGCCTTGCCACCTGGCTTTAAAAGGCAGAGTTCAGATAGTGAGGATGGATCTGACGAAAGGGGATCTCCAGATAAGTACAAG GcagctgatgatgatgatgatagtgatgatgaagAAATCATTGGTCCAGTACCTGCCAAAGGGCCTGTCCAGTCCAGTGTCGCTGAGGATTTTGAACGGCGTGCCTTGAAAATGAAACAGAAACTTACCTCAAATGAT GATGAGCTCAAGAATCCAACAAGAGAGTCTTGGATGACTGAACTTCCTCCAGAGATGACTACATTTGGGCTGGGACCAAGAACATTCAAGCGAAAGACTAATGAAAAATCCGGGGATAGGTCAGGTTGGACTGAAACTCCTGCTGACAGGGAGAGAAAAGCAATA GAGAAACAAGAGGGCAAGGTTTCCAGCAGTAAAGGTGAAGAAATTCCACAAGTTTCTGAAAGAGATAAGAGATTGGCGGAGCAGGTGTCCATCCACAAT gaTTCAAAAAGATCAGAATCTCTCATAGATCTTCACCGCAAAAAACTTAAAAGGAAAGCAGAGGTAGATAAAGATAAACCTAAGGAAAGAAGACCATTTGACCGAGAACAAGATTTACAGGTTAATCGCTTTGatgatgctcagaagaaagctttgCTGCGGAAATCCAAAGAGTTGAATACTAAATTCTCACATGGAAACAGCAGTATGTTCCTATGA